From Bacillus pumilus, one genomic window encodes:
- a CDS encoding DoxX family protein has protein sequence MKRTLHIGSTYVFALLFIAAGIFHVIEPSGFARMMPGWPFPYVIVYATACLEWLLAVLLLLPNVRIAAAKIMAVYLVLIFPANLFAAREGIPFPGQKSTDQALLWIRLIGQPILIIWAMSIAKWEKKLKQ, from the coding sequence ATGAAGCGCACCCTGCATATAGGAAGTACATACGTCTTTGCGCTTTTATTCATAGCAGCCGGTATTTTTCATGTGATAGAGCCGAGCGGCTTTGCCCGTATGATGCCAGGCTGGCCATTTCCATATGTGATAGTCTATGCGACTGCATGCCTTGAATGGCTGCTGGCTGTCTTGCTGCTTTTGCCAAATGTCAGGATTGCAGCAGCAAAAATCATGGCTGTCTATCTTGTACTCATTTTCCCTGCAAACTTATTTGCTGCACGAGAGGGAATTCCATTTCCAGGTCAAAAAAGCACAGATCAGGCCTTGCTATGGATAAGGCTTATTGGACAGCCGATTCTCATTATATGGGCGATGTCCATTGCGAAATGGGAAAAAAAGCTGAAACAATGA
- a CDS encoding methyl-accepting chemotaxis protein — protein MSESLRDVIQAVQTSVENVASSSEELTASAGQTTKATEHITSSIESFSNGNENQSEMVEQSASHLKQMNEGLNEVAETSDVITASSIQSKTVAESGGQLVEQTVGQMKTIDHSVKEAEGVINGLEHKSKDITNILGVINGIADQTNLLALNAAIEAARAGESGRGFSVVAEEVRKLAVQSSDSAKEIEKLVKEIVSEIETSQNMFKSVNEEVKNGLSITDQTKESFSQINLQTAEIATRINEMNTTVRELSKGSEQISKAVNEIADVSRESSASIQDIAASAEEQLASMEEISSSSTTLSQMAEELRDLIKKFKISE, from the coding sequence ATGAGTGAGTCATTAAGAGATGTCATCCAAGCTGTACAAACATCTGTAGAAAACGTGGCTTCTTCATCTGAAGAACTGACGGCAAGTGCAGGTCAAACAACAAAAGCAACTGAACATATTACATCATCTATTGAATCATTCTCAAATGGCAACGAAAATCAAAGCGAAATGGTGGAGCAAAGCGCGTCTCATTTAAAACAAATGAACGAAGGACTGAACGAAGTCGCAGAAACGTCTGATGTCATCACAGCGTCATCTATTCAATCAAAAACAGTTGCGGAATCAGGCGGACAGCTTGTGGAGCAAACCGTTGGCCAAATGAAGACGATCGACCATTCAGTGAAAGAAGCTGAAGGGGTGATCAACGGGCTGGAGCATAAATCAAAAGATATCACAAACATTCTAGGCGTGATTAATGGCATTGCGGATCAAACGAATTTACTTGCACTCAATGCTGCCATTGAAGCAGCACGTGCAGGTGAGTCAGGCAGAGGCTTCTCTGTTGTCGCAGAAGAAGTGCGTAAACTTGCAGTTCAATCATCGGATTCAGCAAAAGAGATTGAAAAGCTTGTGAAAGAAATCGTATCTGAAATCGAAACATCTCAAAATATGTTCAAATCAGTGAATGAAGAAGTGAAGAATGGTCTTTCCATTACAGATCAAACGAAAGAAAGCTTCTCACAAATTAATCTGCAAACAGCGGAAATCGCAACAAGAATCAATGAAATGAATACAACAGTACGCGAGCTTTCAAAAGGATCAGAGCAAATTTCTAAAGCGGTGAATGAAATTGCAGATGTATCACGAGAGAGTTCAGCAAGCATCCAAGATATCGCCGCATCTGCTGAAGAACAGCTTGCTTCTATGGAAGAGATTAGTTCTTCATCTACGACTCTTTCCCAAATGGCGGAAGAATTACGTGATTTAATTAAAAAATTCAAGATCAGCGAATAA
- a CDS encoding undecaprenyl-diphosphate phosphatase — MNLWDLFVALVLGIVEGLTEYAPVSSTGHMIIVDDLWLKSKEIITPEAANTFKVVIQLGSILAVMIVFKDRILNLLGLKKNITEEQKRSGHKLTIAQIAVGLVPAVILGFLFEDYIDKYLFDVRTVAVGLILGAVLMLVADWINKRKTETSSVDNMTYKQALYIGLFQCLALWPGFSRSGSTIAGGVILGLNHRAAADFTFIMAMPIMAGASFLTLVKNSEYLTTDMLPFFIVGFVSAFVVALFVVRFFLKLINKIKLVPFAIYRIILGVILFILFM; from the coding sequence ATGAATCTATGGGATTTATTCGTGGCACTGGTTTTAGGAATTGTCGAAGGATTAACAGAGTATGCACCTGTCTCATCTACAGGTCACATGATCATAGTCGATGATCTATGGTTAAAATCAAAGGAAATCATTACGCCAGAGGCGGCAAACACATTTAAAGTCGTGATTCAGTTAGGTTCTATTTTAGCTGTCATGATTGTGTTCAAGGATCGTATTTTGAACTTGTTAGGCTTAAAGAAAAATATCACCGAAGAACAAAAGCGCAGCGGGCATAAGCTGACTATTGCTCAAATTGCAGTAGGACTCGTCCCAGCCGTCATTTTAGGATTCTTATTTGAAGACTATATTGATAAATACTTGTTTGACGTGAGAACAGTCGCTGTCGGTTTGATTTTAGGCGCAGTGCTGATGCTTGTCGCTGACTGGATCAATAAACGTAAAACAGAAACAAGCTCTGTCGATAACATGACGTACAAACAGGCGCTTTATATCGGACTGTTTCAATGTTTGGCATTATGGCCAGGCTTCTCTCGCTCAGGTTCGACGATTGCAGGCGGGGTTATTCTTGGTTTGAATCACCGTGCTGCAGCTGATTTTACATTTATCATGGCGATGCCGATTATGGCAGGCGCAAGCTTCTTAACACTTGTGAAAAATTCCGAATATTTAACAACAGACATGCTGCCATTCTTTATCGTCGGCTTTGTGAGTGCATTTGTTGTGGCTCTCTTTGTTGTTCGATTCTTCCTAAAACTGATCAATAAAATCAAACTTGTGCCTTTTGCGATATACCGAATTATCCTAGGTGTGATTTTATTTATCCTGTTCATGTAA
- a CDS encoding sigma-70 family RNA polymerase sigma factor, protein MQDLLIEYKRALKDARKRYEPYREKEEKQLSDQEKHDKKIIASMVSDLEYVVEWLQIGRQPGARRGLDRRSVYQRTILANPEVLEALSHEYTLIQENERDVSERDKRRIDEALSVLTDREKDVFFMHTTQGLSFSEIAVMLDVKKGTVQKHMERARTKMSKKVQERLFEAAE, encoded by the coding sequence ATGCAAGATTTACTCATCGAATACAAACGAGCATTAAAGGATGCTAGAAAAAGATATGAACCATATAGAGAAAAAGAAGAGAAACAGCTGTCAGATCAAGAGAAGCATGATAAAAAAATTATCGCCAGTATGGTCAGCGATCTCGAATACGTCGTGGAATGGCTTCAAATTGGCAGACAGCCAGGCGCACGCAGAGGATTAGATAGACGTTCAGTCTATCAGCGCACCATCCTAGCAAATCCAGAAGTGTTAGAGGCTTTATCACATGAATATACCCTCATCCAAGAGAATGAAAGAGATGTCAGCGAGCGGGACAAAAGACGAATTGACGAAGCCTTGTCCGTTTTAACGGATCGAGAAAAGGACGTATTCTTCATGCACACAACACAAGGATTATCGTTTAGCGAGATTGCGGTTATGCTGGATGTGAAAAAAGGAACTGTCCAAAAACATATGGAGAGAGCTCGGACAAAGATGTCCAAAAAAGTACAAGAACGCCTATTCGAAGCAGCTGAATAG
- the bioB gene encoding biotin synthase BioB: protein MGKQISLSWEAMAEKALKNERITLQEGLDILAADDKELLSMMHAAYQVRFHFFQNKVKLNMIFNAKSGYCPENCGYCSQSIISKAPVERYTMLDQKTIVAGAREALKRKAGTYCIVASGRAPSHRELDEVTAAVKEITETMPLKVCACLGLLNEDKARRLKEAGVHRYNHNINTHQDHHAHITTTHTYHDRLSTLEEVKQSGMSPCSGVIIGMGETNQQIVEMAFALRALDADSIPVNFLHAIEGTPLEHQERTHPIKALKVLALMRFVNPTKEIRVSGGREFNLRTLQPLALYAANSIFVGDYLTTKGQQVQTDHHIIEDLGFDIEECAL, encoded by the coding sequence ATGGGAAAACAAATATCTTTGTCTTGGGAAGCGATGGCGGAGAAAGCGCTGAAAAATGAACGGATCACGCTGCAAGAAGGTCTAGACATTCTTGCAGCTGACGATAAAGAATTATTATCTATGATGCATGCAGCCTATCAAGTACGATTTCATTTTTTTCAAAACAAGGTGAAATTAAATATGATTTTTAACGCAAAAAGCGGTTATTGTCCTGAAAACTGTGGTTATTGTTCACAGTCGATCATTTCAAAAGCACCGGTTGAACGATATACAATGCTTGATCAAAAAACGATTGTGGCTGGCGCGCGTGAGGCGCTCAAGAGAAAAGCGGGGACTTATTGTATTGTCGCAAGCGGCAGAGCACCTTCTCACAGAGAGTTAGATGAGGTGACGGCAGCAGTAAAAGAGATCACTGAGACCATGCCTTTGAAGGTGTGTGCATGTCTTGGGTTATTAAATGAAGACAAAGCGAGGCGGCTGAAGGAAGCAGGGGTTCATCGGTATAATCACAATATCAATACACATCAAGATCATCATGCTCACATTACGACAACTCATACATATCATGATCGTTTGTCGACCCTTGAGGAGGTCAAACAGTCGGGCATGTCACCTTGCTCAGGGGTTATTATTGGGATGGGTGAAACCAACCAGCAAATTGTTGAAATGGCTTTTGCGCTCAGAGCCCTTGATGCGGATTCCATTCCAGTCAACTTTCTTCATGCAATCGAGGGAACACCGCTTGAGCATCAAGAACGAACACATCCGATCAAAGCATTGAAAGTGTTGGCGCTCATGAGGTTTGTCAATCCAACCAAGGAAATTCGAGTATCTGGAGGCAGAGAGTTCAATTTACGGACGCTTCAGCCGCTTGCCCTTTATGCGGCAAATTCCATTTTCGTAGGCGATTATTTAACAACAAAAGGCCAGCAAGTCCAAACGGATCATCACATCATTGAAGATTTAGGTTTTGACATAGAAGAATGTGCGTTATAA
- a CDS encoding stress protein, producing the protein MRKTSKFVVSSMIATSMVAAPLSLTTFGQTAEAATTTGVDGSVSIDPVAIADKIEQAVKSSQNRDGFVKNAAYSAFYEAGQNYNVVVQNLSQDHDFSGLNNVVYYDSVEYDGITFGIWVFEDGTFVNNGDGGYINWTFVGSFDREEGSGTVDFHKRF; encoded by the coding sequence ATGAGAAAAACAAGCAAATTTGTTGTTAGTTCTATGATTGCTACGTCAATGGTTGCTGCCCCTCTATCTCTTACGACTTTTGGTCAAACGGCTGAAGCTGCGACGACAACAGGTGTTGATGGAAGTGTCTCTATTGATCCAGTAGCCATTGCCGATAAAATTGAACAAGCAGTAAAATCATCTCAAAATCGTGATGGATTTGTAAAAAATGCGGCGTACAGTGCCTTCTATGAAGCAGGTCAAAACTATAACGTAGTTGTCCAAAACTTAAGCCAAGATCATGACTTTAGCGGACTGAACAATGTTGTCTACTATGATAGTGTTGAATATGATGGTATTACGTTTGGTATTTGGGTATTTGAAGATGGTACGTTCGTCAACAATGGTGACGGCGGCTATATTAACTGGACATTTGTTGGCAGCTTTGACCGTGAGGAAGGAAGCGGCACTGTCGATTTCCATAAAAGATTCTAA
- a CDS encoding helix-turn-helix transcriptional regulator → MKLEHLREERILQGKTQTYMAKKLGYKYTSGYANIEMGRTKPSLEIAKHIADLLNRGVQELFLTKSYTK, encoded by the coding sequence ATGAAACTTGAACATTTACGAGAAGAACGCATTTTACAAGGAAAAACACAAACCTATATGGCGAAAAAATTAGGATATAAGTACACGAGCGGCTATGCAAATATAGAAATGGGCAGAACGAAGCCTAGCTTAGAAATCGCAAAGCATATTGCAGATCTGCTGAATAGGGGTGTTCAAGAGCTTTTTTTGACCAAAAGTTACACGAAATGA
- a CDS encoding type 1 glutamine amidotransferase domain-containing protein translates to MRLSDKKVIAFVSDDFEDLELWYPVLRLREEGATVHLVGEKANHEYIGKYGVPAVSDADFYSIQADEYDAVLVPGGWAPDKLRRYPEVLNIVRSFDAKAKPIGQICHAGWVLISAGILQGKKVTSTPGIKDDMTNAGADWFDEAVVTDGHLVSSRRPPDLPPYVKAFADVLAAT, encoded by the coding sequence ATGCGTTTATCAGATAAGAAGGTCATTGCGTTTGTCAGTGATGATTTTGAAGATTTAGAGCTATGGTATCCGGTTCTGCGTTTAAGAGAAGAAGGGGCAACTGTGCATCTTGTAGGAGAAAAAGCAAATCATGAGTACATCGGAAAATACGGTGTGCCGGCTGTATCTGATGCAGATTTTTATTCCATTCAAGCGGATGAATATGATGCTGTGCTTGTCCCTGGTGGATGGGCACCAGATAAACTGCGCCGTTATCCAGAAGTGTTAAACATCGTTCGTTCATTTGATGCAAAGGCAAAACCAATCGGGCAAATTTGCCACGCTGGCTGGGTGCTGATTTCAGCAGGAATCCTGCAAGGCAAAAAAGTAACAAGTACACCTGGTATTAAAGATGATATGACAAATGCTGGAGCGGACTGGTTTGATGAAGCAGTCGTCACAGATGGCCACCTCGTCTCGAGCAGACGTCCGCCGGATCTCCCTCCATATGTGAAAGCATTTGCGGATGTGTTAGCGGCAACATAA
- a CDS encoding Gfo/Idh/MocA family protein yields MIRFAVIGTNWITDRFLQAGEGAADFTCTAVYSRSAEKGQAFAEKYGIDTVFTNLHQMAESDAFDAVYIASPNALHKEQAMLMMEHQKHVLCEKPFASHRKEVEEMIAAAKKHQVCLMEAMKTTFLPNFLQIKQHLDQLGPIRQVVAHYCKYSSRYDAYRNGEIPNAFKPELSNGSLMDIGVYLVYPAIYLFGLPNQITARGYKLSSGVDGSGSVLLQYDGHQALLFHSKISTSHLSAEIQGEDATMVIDQFHRPSRITIHDRQGHQTDISLKDDQPAMYYEICHFIECIQQGMGQSPVNTFALSVQTMSVMDEARKQMGVMYPADRQNEWGMK; encoded by the coding sequence ATGATTCGATTTGCTGTCATCGGAACGAACTGGATTACAGATCGATTCTTACAGGCCGGTGAAGGAGCAGCTGATTTTACATGTACAGCCGTCTATTCACGGTCCGCTGAAAAAGGCCAGGCATTTGCCGAAAAATACGGGATTGATACAGTTTTTACGAACTTACATCAAATGGCGGAAAGTGATGCGTTTGATGCCGTGTATATTGCAAGTCCAAATGCCCTTCATAAGGAGCAGGCCATGTTGATGATGGAGCACCAAAAGCACGTTTTATGCGAAAAACCATTCGCCTCTCACCGAAAAGAAGTGGAAGAGATGATTGCTGCAGCGAAAAAACATCAAGTGTGTTTAATGGAAGCGATGAAAACGACATTTCTGCCAAACTTTCTGCAAATTAAACAGCATCTTGATCAGCTCGGGCCCATTCGGCAAGTGGTCGCTCATTACTGTAAATATTCCTCAAGATACGATGCTTACCGAAATGGCGAGATTCCAAATGCTTTTAAGCCTGAATTATCGAATGGTTCTTTAATGGATATCGGTGTGTATCTTGTCTACCCGGCGATCTATTTATTTGGTCTGCCGAATCAAATCACCGCGAGAGGCTATAAGCTTTCTTCTGGTGTAGATGGGAGCGGCTCTGTCCTTTTACAATATGACGGGCATCAAGCACTCCTTTTCCATTCTAAAATTTCAACGTCTCATTTATCTGCGGAAATTCAAGGAGAGGACGCCACGATGGTGATTGATCAATTCCACCGTCCTTCGCGTATCACGATCCACGATCGTCAAGGACATCAAACCGATATCTCTCTCAAAGATGATCAGCCAGCCATGTATTATGAAATCTGTCATTTTATTGAGTGTATTCAGCAAGGAATGGGTCAGTCTCCAGTCAATACATTTGCCTTATCTGTTCAAACCATGTCCGTCATGGACGAGGCGAGAAAACAAATGGGCGTGATGTATCCTGCCGATAGACAAAATGAATGGGGCATGAAATGA
- a CDS encoding helix-turn-helix domain-containing protein, translated as MDNLTGKILTELREKHGWSKSTVAKKLGLKAMSTYANWEYGLRKPDGEMIVKIAELYGVSTDYLLTGKDKGGTDADLADDPDLQIAFKAASDFSEEARRQTIDFIHYIREKEKQKGRQPKQRDDD; from the coding sequence ATGGATAATTTGACTGGAAAGATTTTAACTGAATTAAGAGAGAAGCATGGATGGAGCAAGTCAACGGTTGCTAAAAAACTCGGATTAAAGGCGATGTCCACCTATGCAAATTGGGAATATGGCTTGAGAAAGCCCGACGGTGAGATGATTGTGAAAATCGCCGAGTTATATGGGGTCTCAACGGATTATCTTCTCACAGGTAAGGACAAAGGCGGAACTGATGCCGACCTTGCAGACGATCCTGATTTGCAAATTGCGTTTAAGGCTGCCTCCGATTTTTCCGAAGAAGCACGAAGACAAACCATCGATTTTATTCACTACATTAGAGAAAAAGAGAAGCAAAAAGGCCGTCAGCCAAAACAGCGAGACGACGATTGA
- a CDS encoding XtrA/YqaO family protein, whose product MNEPKQLFIQENQTFVGEMETGKIQVIVLDGNVGTAYKLDVPEHGKTIIQTAKGHFARVDHEIGFKIS is encoded by the coding sequence ATGAACGAGCCAAAACAATTATTCATTCAAGAAAACCAGACATTTGTCGGTGAGATGGAAACAGGAAAAATTCAAGTCATCGTATTAGATGGGAATGTAGGAACGGCTTATAAGTTGGATGTACCTGAACATGGAAAAACCATTATTCAAACGGCAAAAGGTCACTTTGCAAGAGTAGATCACGAGATTGGTTTTAAAATCAGCTAG
- a CDS encoding AI-2E family transporter — MNSMQMWSSRFRKFFLDNKFVLFLLVLLLIGLNILVFMKTSFIFTPLIVLVKTIALPIILTGVVYYLLNPIVNLLERFRVKRIFSILLLYIVIIGIITVTIVSIIPFLQAQTMSLFHNLPKYVDTVEEQIRQLTGSNFINQAQKAMNFNVSELVSKASSQATKILESTFTGVGTFLGALTEIIISIVTVPFILFYLLKDGKKLPDYFLKFIPNKFRDHTHIVLHEMNHRLSSYILGQIIVSFCIGVLLLIGYLIIGLDYALLLAIIAACTSVVPYLGPTIAITPAIVIALVTSPVMLLKLIIVWTVVQLIEGKFISPQVMGKNLHIHPITIIFVLLTAGKLFSVVGIIVAIPTYAVLKVITTHLFDWFKMRSNLYKEEKV, encoded by the coding sequence ATGAATTCTATGCAAATGTGGAGCAGTCGATTTAGAAAATTTTTTCTTGATAACAAGTTTGTTCTCTTTTTACTCGTCCTGCTATTAATCGGATTGAATATCCTTGTTTTCATGAAAACATCTTTTATTTTCACACCGCTCATTGTACTCGTCAAAACCATAGCCTTACCGATTATTTTAACGGGGGTCGTGTATTATTTATTAAATCCGATTGTCAACTTGTTAGAGAGGTTTAGAGTCAAACGGATCTTTTCAATTTTGCTTTTATATATTGTCATTATTGGTATCATTACAGTGACCATTGTGTCTATTATTCCTTTTTTACAAGCACAAACGATGAGTCTGTTTCATAACCTTCCGAAATATGTTGATACGGTAGAAGAACAGATTCGCCAACTAACGGGAAGCAACTTTATTAATCAAGCGCAGAAAGCGATGAATTTTAACGTCTCTGAATTGGTGAGTAAAGCGTCAAGTCAAGCGACGAAGATTTTGGAAAGCACCTTTACCGGTGTAGGGACTTTCTTAGGGGCGCTCACCGAAATCATCATTTCGATCGTGACCGTTCCGTTCATTCTGTTTTATTTATTAAAAGACGGTAAAAAATTGCCTGACTATTTCCTGAAATTTATTCCGAATAAGTTTAGAGATCATACACATATCGTGCTTCACGAAATGAACCATCGCCTGAGCTCTTATATTCTCGGACAGATCATTGTCAGCTTCTGTATTGGTGTTCTTCTTTTAATCGGTTATCTGATTATTGGACTTGACTATGCGTTGCTGCTGGCGATCATTGCGGCATGTACAAGTGTGGTGCCTTACCTTGGTCCAACGATTGCGATTACACCAGCGATTGTGATTGCGCTTGTGACATCACCAGTGATGCTTTTAAAACTCATCATTGTCTGGACAGTGGTTCAGCTCATTGAAGGGAAATTTATTTCACCTCAGGTCATGGGGAAAAACCTTCATATCCATCCGATCACGATTATTTTTGTTCTATTAACAGCAGGTAAATTGTTCAGCGTAGTCGGCATCATTGTCGCGATTCCAACATATGCCGTCCTGAAGGTCATCACGACCCACTTGTTTGATTGGTTCAAAATGCGATCCAATTTGTACAAAGAAGAAAAGGTTTAA